The sequence below is a genomic window from Anaerolineales bacterium.
GGCCGTTTCCGGCGCGCACGTCGCACACATGATCCGGGACACCTGCGATGATGCCAAGGCCGGATACTACAACATCCCGCGCGAGGTGCTGGAGGAAAGCGGCATCGGGCCGCAGGAACTGGACAGCCCGGCCTACCGCTCCTGGGTGAAGGGCAGGGTGCAATTGGCGAGGGGATATTTCAAGGCCGGAAAGCGGTATTTTCGAAGGGTCCGTTGCCTGCGGAATCGACTGGCGGGGTTCGCCTACATGGCGCGGTTTGAATGGTTCCTGGATACGATCGAACGGGAGGGTTTTCGCGTGCGTTCCCAATACGAAGAAAGAAAAAGCGCGCGGGCGGGATTTCAAACGGCTTGGCTTGCGCTCGCTTCCCTGTTCAGCGCTCCGGAAGCGGCTGGGACGGTCGGTGCGGTTGTTGCGGAAGGGCAAGGAAAGATATGAAGCCGGAATCCGCGATCATCATCGGCGCCGGTATCGGCGGATTGACCGCCGCCGCCCATCTGGCCCGCCGGGGGATGCCCGTCACCATCCTGGAGAAAAATGAAGCCCCCGGAGGACGCTGCAACCGCCTCGTGCGGAGAGGCCATCGGTTCGATACCGGTCCCACGTTGTTCGTCATGCCCTTGCTGTACGAGGCGGAATTCCGCGCGTTGGGGGCGGACATGCGCGCCCGGCTCGACCTGCAGCGCGTGGATCCGACTTACCATCTTGTGTTCGACGACGGCGCCCGACTGGCGCTGACTTCAGACATGGATTGCCTGCGCGGGCAGATGGAAGCCGTCGAACCGGGAAGCTTCCGGGCGCTGGGGCGCTATCTCAAGGAAGGGGAACGCCATTACCAACTGGTGCTGGATAACCTGGTCAACCGAGATTTCCGACGCCTGACCGATTTTTTCAACCTGCGCAACGCGCCCCTGCTTTTCCAAATCAAGCCGCTGGTGAACCATTACCGGAACATGGCCGCCTACTTCAACACGCCGCGCCTGAAAAACGCCTTCACTTTCCAAGATATGTACATGGGGTTAAGCCCGTTCGAGGCGCCGGCCACGTATTCGATGATGCCCTACTCGGAGTTGGCGCACGGCGTGTGGTATCCGCGCGGGGGGATGTACCGCGTGTCGGAGGTTCTGGCGGACCTGGCCCGCGAAGCCGGTGCGGAAATCGTCTGCAACGCGGCGGTGGAGCGGATCGAGGTCAATGGGGCGCGCGCCCGTGGAATCCGCCTGGCCGACGGGTCGCGGTTGGAAGCGGACCTGATCCTAGCCAATGCGGATCTGCCGTACGTGTACCGCGACCTGCTTCCTGGAGATGGATCGGCCAAGGCGCTGCTGCGCAAGCAGTTCTCCTGCTCGGTGATCAATTTCTTCTGGGGGCTGGATCGGCAATTTCCCGACCTGAAACCCCATATGCTTTTCCTGGCGGATGATTACCGTGAAAACTTCGAAAGCATCATCCGCGATAAAGGCCTTCCGGCTAATCCCACCATATATGTCCACACTCCCTCACGGCTCGATCCGGCCGCGGCTCCTCCCGGACGGGAAACCCTGGTCGCGACAATTCCGGTCGGCCATATGACCGACAACGGAAAACAGGATTGGGAGGCCCTGCGGGGCGAGGCCCGTCGGCATGTGTTCCGCAGACTGAAAACCATCGGCCTCACCGGTCTCGAGAGGCACATCCAGGCCGAAGCGGTGTACACGCCGCCCTCATGGGCCGGACGGTACAACTTGGTGTATGGATCCACCCACGGGTTGTCCCATCGATTGACGCAGATGGCTGTTTTCCGCCCGGCCAACCGGCATCCGCGACTTAAAAACTTGTATTTTGTCGGAGCCAGCACGCATCCCGGCACGGGTATGCCGACGGCGATGGTCTCGGGAAGGCTGGTTGCCGAGCGGATCCTGGACGAGCAAGGGAATTAAGCAGGGGATAGCCGACCTTCATACGGGAGTCTTAACGGCCGCTCGGCCGTTTGGTTTTTGCCGTCTTCCTTTTCGGAATCCGATGGGGCGATTCCGAAAAAAGCCAAGGGGGTGTGCGATCGGCGATTGTTCTGAATAGTTGATCCGTCCAGGCCGCCGGCGGTTCCGACGGCACTCCCGGAGGCCCGCCGGCGATTTCCCGACCGCGTGCATTGGAATAGAGAATCCGAAGGCCGCTTGCAATGGGCTCGGAAGGGAGGATGGGGTTGAAGGGATTGGAACGAGTCGCCGAGACGCGAATCCATTTCCACCGAACAACACGGATTGCGCCGGCGAAAAAACCGGTGCCGTTGTTCTCTGTCATGGCGAAGGCGGCGAGCGCCTGTCCCGAGCGAAGCGAGGGAAAGCGAGGGCAGGGCGGATGAGAGGGAGGCCGATATCTATTTCTTTTTTTCCCAGCGCCTTGTGGACGGACCAACAATGCGGAAGCGCATTGCGGATATTTGAAAGAAGCCGGGCGGGAAAAAACCGGGGAAGTGGGTTACAATTTAAAGAAAGGCTCCTCGGCCAGGATTCGAACCTGGAACCAATCGGTTAACAGCCGATTGCTCTGCCGGTTGAGCTACCGAGGAAAACCCGAAGATTATACCAGCCGAACATCGAGTGTCAAGAAGGTGCGGAAGGATGGAGACGCAATCCAAGATTGGTCCGGCCGCCAAACGGACGACGGTCCAGGTGACTCTCGCAGACGGAAGGACTTTTGAGGGGCCGGCGGGGACAACGATCGAGGCGTTCCTCCGCGCCGCGGAAGTTCATGCCGAACCGCCGATCGTCGCGGCGTTGTTCGGCGGCGAATTGTGCGAATTAACGCATGCCGTTTTTCAGGACGGGATGCTTGAACCGCTGAATACGGGGACCGGAGACGGGGCGCGGATCTACCGCCGGTCGCTGGTGTTCCTGATGGTGGTCGCCGTACGCGAGTTGTTTCCGGGCGCCGACGTGGCGGTGGATCACTCGGTCAGCGACGGAGGATTCTACTGCACCGCCTACCGGCGCGGCGCATTTTCCGCAGAAGAGATGCAGCGGATTGAAACCCGGATGCGGGAGATCGCGCACTCCGACGAGCCGATCCGCAAGCGCCAGGTGCCGCTCCCGGAGGCGATCGCCCTCTTCGAGCGCGAAGGCTACCAGGATAAGATCCGCCTGTTAAAAACCCGCGAGAAGGATTACCTGACCCTCTACAGCCTGCGCGGGATCGAGGACTACTTCCATGGATACATGGTCCCCTCGACCGGATATTTAAAAAAGTTCCGCCTGCACCGGACGGGGGCGGGTTTCATCCTTCGCTTTCCGCGGCGCCATCTTCCCAACGAACTTCTGCCCAACGGGGATTATCCAAAACTCTGGGCGACCTTCCAGGAGTACGGCCATTGGCAGGAACGGCTGAACTTGGAAGATGTGGGCATGCTGAATCAGGCCATCGAACGCGGCCGGGGGCGGGAGGTTATTCTGGTGGCCGAAGCGCTGCACGATCAGAAAACGGCCGAGATCGCCCGCCGCATCGCCGACCTGCGGGATACGATCCGGCTGGTGCTGATTGCCGGCCCGTCCTCCTCCGGCAAGACGACCTTTTCGCGGCGGCTTTCGATTCAACTCCTCTCGCACGGCCTGCGTCCGTATCCGCTGGAGATGGACAATTTTTTCGTGGACCGCGAGTTAACGCCGCGCGACGAGCAGGGCGAAATGGATTTTGAAGCCTTCGAAGCCGTCGACGTCGGCCTGCTCAACGAAAACCTGGAGCGGTTGCTGCGGGGCGAAGAAGTCTCCCTTCCGCGCTTCGACTTTCCCTCCGGAAAGCGCGTTCCCGGAGAAACGGTCCGGCTGCCCTCGAACGGCGTGGTCATCATTGAGGGAATCCACGGACTTAACCCGGCCCTGCTTCCGCGGTTCCGTTCCGGGGAGGTGTACCGGATTTACGCGTCCGCCCTCACCCAGTTGAACCTCGACCGGCACAACCGGATTTCCACCACCGATTCGCGCCTCATCCGGCGGATCGTCCGCGACGCTTCGAAGCGGGGGCATTCCCCCGCCTTCACCATTTCGGTGTGGGAAAAAGTCCGGCGCGGGGAGCGAAAAAACATTTTCGTTTACCAGGAAAATTCCGACAGCATCTTCAACTCGGCGCTGATTTACGAGCTTTCGGCGCTGCGGCCGATCGCTGAACCGCTGCTACGCCAGGTCGGGCCGGATCTCCCCGAGTACATCGAGGCCAAACGCCTGCTGGCTTTGCTGGCCTGGGTCCGCCCGTTGTCGCCGGAGTTTATCCCGGATGATTCCATCCTGCGCGAGTTCATCGGCGAATCGATCCTCGAAGAATTCCAGAGCTGGGGTTCCTGACCATGCGATACCTGCGTTTTCGGCGCAAAGGGGAGGCAACCGTACTGCAAGGCTGGATGGAGGAAGACCGGGTCGGGCTGATCGCCGGGCCGCTGTTCGGCGCGCACCGGCGCATGCCCGCCGGAACTCCGGCGGCTTCGGTGCAGATCGTGACTCCCTGTCCGCCGGGGAAGATTCTCTGCGTCGGACGGAACTACGCCGAACATGCCCGCGAACAGAACGCCGAAGTCCCCGAGGTGCCGCTGCTGTTCATGAAGCCTCCCTCGGCGGTCATCGGCCCGGGAGAGGCCGTCCTGCTTCCGCCGCAATCCGAACGGGTGGAACACGAAGCCGAGCTGGCGGTGGTCATCGGCCGCAGGATCCGCGGCGTCGGGGCCGAGGAAGCGGCGGCCGGGATCTTCGGATACACGATCGCCAACGACGTCACCGCGCGGGACCTGCAACAGCGCGACGGCCAGTGGACCCGGGCCAAGGGGTTCGACACGTTCTGTCCGCTCGGGCCGTGGATCGAGACGGACGTGGATCCGCACGATTTGCGGATCGCCTGCCGCGTCAACGGGCAGATCCGCCAACTGGGATCCACGCGCGACATGATTTTTTCGGTTCCACAGCTGATCGCCTTCCTTTCCGGAATCATGACCCTCGAGGCAGGAGACATCCTCCTGACCGGGACGCCGGCGGGCGTGGGCCCCTTGGAAGACCGGGACACGGTGCAGGTGGAGATTGAAGGCATCGGAATCTTAGAGAATCCGGTCCTCGGATCGCGGAAGGCGCCGGCAAACGGCGAATCCCTATGAACGAAGGAGGATTTCCATGGGATTAAAATCGGACGGCTGGATTGTCCGGATGGCGAAGGAGCACGGGATGATCGAACCGTTTACGGACAGACAAGTCCGGCAGGGCGTGATTTCCTACGGCGTCTCTTCCTACGGCTACGACATCCGCGTGGCAGACGAATTTAAGATCTTCACCGACGTATACTCCGCCGTCGTCGATCCGAAGGCGTTCGACACGCGTTCGATGGTGGATTTCCGCGGCGACGTCTGCACGATCCCGCCCAACTCGTTCGCCCTGGCCCGGACCGTGGAATACTTCCGCATTCCGCGCAGCGTGCTGACCCTTTGCGTGGGGAAAAGCTCTTATGCGCGGTGCGGGATCATCGTCAACGTCACGCCCTTCGAACCCGAATGGGAAGGATACGTCACCCTGGAAATCTCCAACACCACTCCGTTGCCCGCGCGGATCTACGCCAACGAGGGCATCGCGCAGGTGGTTTTCTTCGAGGCCGACGAGGAATGCCTCGTCTCCTATGCCGATAAAAAAGGAAAATACCAGGCGCAGAAAACCATCGTTCTGCCTAAGGTTTAGCAATTTCTTCCCGAAGGGCGCAAAGCCCCGCCCCGGATCGCGCGGAGCATGAGCCGGGGCGGGGCCGGGGAGGACCGGAAGACAAAGACGCAGGATCGGGGTTGAGCCCTTTACGCGGATTCTTCTCAGACTTCCACCAAATCCCTGATCTTCTCCAGCAGCGCCGGACCGACACCCTCGACGTTCAACAAATCGTCCACAGAGTGGAACGGGCCGTGTTCCTCGCGGTATTCGATGATCCGCTGCGCGAGGACGGGGCCGATGCCGGGCAGCGATTCCAGTTCCTCGCGCGTGGCGGTGTTGAGGTTGATCTTGCCGCCGGAGGAGGGCGCCGTGGGGGTGCCGGGACCGGGCGTGGGAGTCTTCACCGGAACGCGGACCTCCTGTCCCTCGCTCAGCGGCGCGGCGAGGTTTAGGCGCGACGTGTCGCCTTCCGGAAGGACGCCGCCGGCGGCATCCAAGGCATCCTGCAGGATGCTGCCCGGGGCAAGGCGGTAGACCCCGGGAGCCGCGACGGCTCCGCGCACAGATACGCGGACCCCGGGCGGGTCGAGCGGGGTGGAAAGCAGAATCGCCTTCCCTTCCATCCGGCCGTGGCCGATGAGAATCAGCGCGGCCGAAAGCAATCCCGAGCATAAACCGATGAGAAACGCTTGCCAGGTTTTCATCTCCCCCTCCGAAGCCCGATTCGGCCGCGAGGATCAACAGCGGCCGAGGTTGTCCAATTATATCAGCGGTCACAGGTACGACGGATGCCCCCGGTCATCCCCCTGCGGAGAGCAGCGCGCGGTCGATGGCGTCGAACAGCCATTGGAAACTGGGATCGGATCCGGCCACCATCACGTTGTTGACGTAGAAGGTCGGCATGTCCTGGATCCGCAGAACGTTGGCGCGGTTGACGTCCGCCTCCAATACGTTCATCCGCGATTGGCTGCTCAGGCATTTGTTGAAGGCAAGGCTGTCCAGGTTCAACTCCACGGCGAAGGCCTGCAGGCGGGCGGTGGTGAAACTGCCGAGGTTCACTCCGGCTTGGTTGCGGTAAAGAATGTCGTGGTATTCCCAGAACATGTCCTGATCCCCCGCGCACAGGGCGCCCAGCGCGGCCAGGGTCGACTCCGCTCCCAGCACGGGCAGGCTGCGGTAAATGAAAAGCACCTTGCCGGTGTTGATGTATTCCTCCCGCAGGCGGATTTCGGCGGTGGTGGCGAAGAGACCGCACGTGGGACACTGATAATCCGAATATTCCTCCACCAAAACCCGGGCGGTGCTGCGGTTGCCAATCTCCCGCGCCGGGAACGAAGCGTCGACCGGGGCGCTTTGGCTGGCGATGATCGCGACGACGGCGACGATCAGGACGACGGCGCCGATGGCGATCATCAGGTTGCGCTGCACGTTCATCGAGGAAATCCGCTGCCGGGTGAAATCCTTGCGTTTCTTGGGCATTACCCCTCCGGGGCAAGGGATGATGGCGAATTGCAGGAAAGGCGGTAGTTTGCCATGATTGACGGGAATTGTCTAGGAGCGGTAATCCGCATGCGGTTATCGAGCCGCGTTCATCGGCGTATGGGCGCCGTTTGCGCTCGGAAAACCGGAAACGATCCGCCGATGGGGGAGAATCCCATTTCCCGGTACAAGCGTTGAGACCGAAGGTTTTCCGTCTGCGTGTTCACCGTGACGATCGGCGCCCCTTGCCGATGAAAAAAATCCAACAAATAGGCGAGCAGGCGGCGGCCGGCTCCCCGGCCTTGGTGGCGCGGATGGACGGCGATGCGGCTGAGATGGACGCCCACCGAAGTGCGGACCGCCGTGAGGTATCCGGCGATGCGACTTTCCCGGCGGAGGACGACCGCCAAATCCGAACGGCGTCGGTTTTCCCCCAGCGCATCCGGATCCAACTGCCAAGGCGGAGAAAATGCGGCCCGGTCCAATTCCCCCACTTCCCGGAGGTCGGCTTCCTGCATCGCCGATATTCCGGCGTCGACCTCCCCGATCCGCGGCGAAGGGTAAGGCCGTACGCCGTAGGCAACCACACATCCCACGTTTTCGAAGCCGCTCTGCAGGAGCAGTTGGACCATCCAACTCTCTGTGGTCATCGCCCAGGCGCGGGGCACGCCCATGTCCGAAAGGACCTGCGCCGCTTCCGGCCAGAGCCGGCCCCACACGGCGCTCGTTCCGGGGGGATCGTCCGCGGCGAAGAGGTGCAGCCACGCCACACCCAAACGGTCGGGGGAGGCCAGCAGGGCGCCGACCTTCGATCCGCGGTTGTCCGTCAGGCACAGCGAGGGAGCCCGGCCGATCCAGAATTCGCAAGGATGCCATCCGACGTGGTGAAACTGAAACGCCGCGGAGGGAAGCCAGCGCAGGAAAGAATCCTTCTGGGCGGATTCCAGAAAGGATGCGGACAGGGGAAGGAGGGCTATAGGGTGATGTCCAAGAGGGATTCGGCGATATCCCGCAGGCGGTCCACGGGAAGTTCGCTTAATTTCATCGCCAGCCGGAGGTAGGGTTCATGCACCGGCTGGGCGGCGAACCGGCGGATATCCGACGGGAGTTTTTGGAACTGGTCGTCGGATTCACGGTTCATCTCCCATTCGCCCACCGGACCGTGGTATTCAAGGAAGGATCCGACTTCCACCCCCAGGCCGGTGGCCAACGATTCTAAATCTGCCAGCGGAATCGGACGGACGCCGTTCTCGTAGGCCTTCACCCGCCGGACGGTAAGGCCGGATTTCTTGCCGAGCTCGCCGAGACGCAGATTTTTCTCCGCCCGCAGTTGGCGGAGCTTCGTGGCGATCATCTTTTGGCGGAGGAGGATCAGCCGGTTCAGGTCGATTTTCTCGCGCTTGTTTTCGGTGAGGAATTGGGCGTTGTAAAGGAAATGCCGGATGGGAACGTCGTAGGTGTACGCCAAGGCCTCCAACTCCGGCAGGGTGATCGCCCGCCTTCCGCTTTCGAACGCCGAAAGCATCGAGGAGGTCATCCCGAGGAATTCCGCGGCTTGCCGCACCGATTTATGGGCGGCTTCTCGCGCGTCCTTCAACAAGACCCCCAGCATTTTATTGCGGAGGAACTGCGGGGCATTCGGTCCTGGCATCGTCTTCACTAGTCCTTTCGTCGGCTATTCGCGCTCGCTTCCGCCGCCCGCCGAAAGCCCGCTTCGCGCTTTCGGCGGGCGGCGGAAGAATCACTTGCCCGGAGGGGGAGGATCAACGGGCAGATCGAACATCAAGCTGGTGCCGCTTCCCTCTTTGCTTTTTATAGTGAGTTTCGATCCGTGCGCATCCACGATCTGGCGGCTCAGATGTAGCCCGATGCCGGTTCCGCCGTGGCGGCGGGTCAACGACCGCTCCAATTGATGGAACGGCTCAAACAACTCATCCATCCGGGAGGCGGGGATTCCGATGCCGGTGTCCTCTACCGTGATCCAGACCCGATCGGAAGAGGTGCCGGTCCGGACGCTCACCCTCCCTCCCGAAGGCGTGAATTTTATTCCGTTGTCGAGCGGTTGGGAAAGCACCCAGGTGATTTTCCGGCTGTCGGCCCGCACGTTCGGCAGCTCCGGCGGAAGGAAAACTTCGATGCGCACGTTTCCTTTCTGGGCTTTCGCCGAAAGGCGCGCCAGCGCCTCCTGCAGGCAGGCCCGCAGGGAAACGGACTGCAAGTTGAGCGAGATCCCCCCGCGCGAAGAATCGGAGAATTGGATCAGGTCTTCGATCAGATCGGTCAAACGCTGAGATGCCTGGCGAAGCGTGGCCACCGCCGAGCGCTGCTGCTCGGACAGCGGTCCGAAGGTGTCGTCGGAAAGCAGGTCGATGTACCCCACGATATGGGTCATGGGCGTGCGCAATTCATGCGAAATGTTGGCGACGAAATCCGCCTTCAGTTGGCTGAGTTCTGAAAGCTTGTCGACGGCGCGGGACAGTTCGGCCGTCCGCTCCCGGACCCGTTCCTCCAATCGGCGGTTGGCCGATTGCAAAGCCCGTTGAAGCTGGAGGACCATGGCGGCCACCGATTGGTCCAGCGTCTCGCGGCTCAGAAAGCCCTTCTCCACCAGAACCTGTCCGATCCGGCGCGGCGGTTTCCCGGCTTTGACGTCGCGGGCCTGAGTCTGCAGCGCTTGTTGCAGCTGATCCGCGGTGATGACCTTCTGCGAAACCAAGCTTTCCCCCAGCCGGGGGACGAGTTCTTCGATGCTGATCGGCGCGGTGGGGGCAGTGTTCCGCGCTTCTTCCAGGTGGAGGCGGATCCAGAGGTCGGTATAGAGGATCAGATCGACATTGCATTCCGGGCAATGGGTTTGGTTTGCCGGGACCCCGGCGCCGCAATATGGACATTCCATCCGGACGGCCTTGGAAGGGGGCACCATGGGCCAGCTTTCTCCTCGCTTGCGGTCGATGATATAACCGATAAGTTTTTTCGGCAAGGCCGCGGGCTCTGGGAAAAATCGGCAAGCCCGCGCGTTGACACTCGCGGCGCACGGGGTATAATCGCCATGCCCGCGGCCGAG
It includes:
- the crtI gene encoding phytoene desaturase translates to MKPESAIIIGAGIGGLTAAAHLARRGMPVTILEKNEAPGGRCNRLVRRGHRFDTGPTLFVMPLLYEAEFRALGADMRARLDLQRVDPTYHLVFDDGARLALTSDMDCLRGQMEAVEPGSFRALGRYLKEGERHYQLVLDNLVNRDFRRLTDFFNLRNAPLLFQIKPLVNHYRNMAAYFNTPRLKNAFTFQDMYMGLSPFEAPATYSMMPYSELAHGVWYPRGGMYRVSEVLADLAREAGAEIVCNAAVERIEVNGARARGIRLADGSRLEADLILANADLPYVYRDLLPGDGSAKALLRKQFSCSVINFFWGLDRQFPDLKPHMLFLADDYRENFESIIRDKGLPANPTIYVHTPSRLDPAAAPPGRETLVATIPVGHMTDNGKQDWEALRGEARRHVFRRLKTIGLTGLERHIQAEAVYTPPSWAGRYNLVYGSTHGLSHRLTQMAVFRPANRHPRLKNLYFVGASTHPGTGMPTAMVSGRLVAERILDEQGN
- a CDS encoding nucleoside kinase encodes the protein METQSKIGPAAKRTTVQVTLADGRTFEGPAGTTIEAFLRAAEVHAEPPIVAALFGGELCELTHAVFQDGMLEPLNTGTGDGARIYRRSLVFLMVVAVRELFPGADVAVDHSVSDGGFYCTAYRRGAFSAEEMQRIETRMREIAHSDEPIRKRQVPLPEAIALFEREGYQDKIRLLKTREKDYLTLYSLRGIEDYFHGYMVPSTGYLKKFRLHRTGAGFILRFPRRHLPNELLPNGDYPKLWATFQEYGHWQERLNLEDVGMLNQAIERGRGREVILVAEALHDQKTAEIARRIADLRDTIRLVLIAGPSSSGKTTFSRRLSIQLLSHGLRPYPLEMDNFFVDRELTPRDEQGEMDFEAFEAVDVGLLNENLERLLRGEEVSLPRFDFPSGKRVPGETVRLPSNGVVIIEGIHGLNPALLPRFRSGEVYRIYASALTQLNLDRHNRISTTDSRLIRRIVRDASKRGHSPAFTISVWEKVRRGERKNIFVYQENSDSIFNSALIYELSALRPIAEPLLRQVGPDLPEYIEAKRLLALLAWVRPLSPEFIPDDSILREFIGESILEEFQSWGS
- a CDS encoding fumarylacetoacetate hydrolase family protein; the encoded protein is MRYLRFRRKGEATVLQGWMEEDRVGLIAGPLFGAHRRMPAGTPAASVQIVTPCPPGKILCVGRNYAEHAREQNAEVPEVPLLFMKPPSAVIGPGEAVLLPPQSERVEHEAELAVVIGRRIRGVGAEEAAAGIFGYTIANDVTARDLQQRDGQWTRAKGFDTFCPLGPWIETDVDPHDLRIACRVNGQIRQLGSTRDMIFSVPQLIAFLSGIMTLEAGDILLTGTPAGVGPLEDRDTVQVEIEGIGILENPVLGSRKAPANGESL
- a CDS encoding dCTP deaminase — its product is MGLKSDGWIVRMAKEHGMIEPFTDRQVRQGVISYGVSSYGYDIRVADEFKIFTDVYSAVVDPKAFDTRSMVDFRGDVCTIPPNSFALARTVEYFRIPRSVLTLCVGKSSYARCGIIVNVTPFEPEWEGYVTLEISNTTPLPARIYANEGIAQVVFFEADEECLVSYADKKGKYQAQKTIVLPKV
- a CDS encoding ComEA family DNA-binding protein, which translates into the protein MKTWQAFLIGLCSGLLSAALILIGHGRMEGKAILLSTPLDPPGVRVSVRGAVAAPGVYRLAPGSILQDALDAAGGVLPEGDTSRLNLAAPLSEGQEVRVPVKTPTPGPGTPTAPSSGGKINLNTATREELESLPGIGPVLAQRIIEYREEHGPFHSVDDLLNVEGVGPALLEKIRDLVEV
- a CDS encoding DsbA family protein, with protein sequence MPKKRKDFTRQRISSMNVQRNLMIAIGAVVLIVAVVAIIASQSAPVDASFPAREIGNRSTARVLVEEYSDYQCPTCGLFATTAEIRLREEYINTGKVLFIYRSLPVLGAESTLAALGALCAGDQDMFWEYHDILYRNQAGVNLGSFTTARLQAFAVELNLDSLAFNKCLSSQSRMNVLEADVNRANVLRIQDMPTFYVNNVMVAGSDPSFQWLFDAIDRALLSAGG
- a CDS encoding GNAT family N-acetyltransferase, producing MAWLHLFAADDPPGTSAVWGRLWPEAAQVLSDMGVPRAWAMTTESWMVQLLLQSGFENVGCVVAYGVRPYPSPRIGEVDAGISAMQEADLREVGELDRAAFSPPWQLDPDALGENRRRSDLAVVLRRESRIAGYLTAVRTSVGVHLSRIAVHPRHQGRGAGRRLLAYLLDFFHRQGAPIVTVNTQTENLRSQRLYREMGFSPIGGSFPVFRAQTAPIRR
- a CDS encoding helix-turn-helix domain-containing protein — translated: MPGPNAPQFLRNKMLGVLLKDAREAAHKSVRQAAEFLGMTSSMLSAFESGRRAITLPELEALAYTYDVPIRHFLYNAQFLTENKREKIDLNRLILLRQKMIATKLRQLRAEKNLRLGELGKKSGLTVRRVKAYENGVRPIPLADLESLATGLGVEVGSFLEYHGPVGEWEMNRESDDQFQKLPSDIRRFAAQPVHEPYLRLAMKLSELPVDRLRDIAESLLDITL